In the genome of Hevea brasiliensis isolate MT/VB/25A 57/8 chromosome 14, ASM3005281v1, whole genome shotgun sequence, the window attagaaataaaCGATATCCATATATTTCAACTATTTTAAACGGGATGACCATTGTCAAGTAAGGGGACTAAATCCATTTTTAATTCGTCTATCATATCTATCAATATCATCTAATATATGAGCTAAACACAGCCCTCAAAATGATAGAATGAATAACCCTCAAAATGGCAATTAAGCAGCAAACAAGATGTTTCCATCATTATGCAACAACAGCCTCTTCCTCGTGAAGTAGCATCTGGTCGAAGTGCCATACACCTGGTAATCCACCAAAACAAATTTAGAAAACAGAAAAACACAAGAAAAAGCTCATGTATTTAAAGGATGACGATTTGTCTGAGGAAAAATCCATGTATGATGGAATGGTAAGAGAACTTTGTTtaagaaaaatggttatgaaaaAAATGGCTATGAAAGAAGAGAGTTTGGTTTCATACCATGTCCTTTGCCCACTCTTCTCAGCTGAGCAACATATTCAGAAATTTTTTTGATGGCTTCCACCTGCAAAGGAAAGCATTGAAAGGCTAAATTTGAATTTCAACAATATATCAGTATCGTCTAAGCTGCTAATAGTTGTTAATAACATATCCCAACGGACCTAATGAAGTAGGTAAACCTAAAAGTCATACCTGCTCTGCTAAGAACTCGCTCTCAATGAAATCTGTCAATTGCGCATCATGATTCTGCTCAGCCACCTGTTGGTCAAAATTAGAATCAAAGTGTGATGACATGGCTAACAAATCTAGAAACTTCAAAACATTTGGTCTATTAAACATCAAGGAAGCTTGCTTCTGGGATGACACCATTTCATAGGTCACGCAttgttttaactaaaatttattatgaataaAAAATGCATCTACTTCAAACTAAAGCAACAATATCAAGTAGTAGAAATGTCTTACACTGTGTAAGTTCAGGAGCTTCTCATTTGTTAATTTTTCCAGAGACAAAGCAAGCTCCATTGCTGAACCAAGAAAATTAACTAGTAACAACTTAACAGATATACAGCACATAACAAGACAAAAATGTAATACAGCATGGATGTCAACTCATTCACCTATTTTTTCTCAATTGCACCGCAAAGCAATAAAGAAACCAAGAGAGAGAATTCCTTGTAATTTTTCATTGACCGCACCCACTTGAAAGCAATTAATGCAAACATAGTAGTATGCACTGGTCTAAAATATTTGACATCAACAACAAATACAAATAATAACAGATCATAGGCTTGGAAAGGTATAAATGATGTATAAGCAGATTTTAACATGAATACGTGCAAAACCAACCACTACACATAAATCTACCTGAGTGTTGAGTTTGGAGGCAATAatttggggaaaaaaaaaaagatgagaatTTGATTTTCGTTTAAATTGTTTTGACAGGAAGTTAACTCATTGTTTACTTAGATTCATAAACGTAACCGAGCAGTCATATAAGGTGGATAGTTGAGATCTCATTGTTTACTTAGATTCATGAGCAAATGTAGATTCATAAATATAGTTGAGAATGCAATCAATGCATATGGACACCCTTTTTCAAGACATTTCAAGACATTCATAAATTAAGTTTTTCCAGCATTTATTAACCCAAGTTAAATCTCATGAACCTAATCAATGAAGAAAAGCTATACAAAATCAAATTCAAATTTCGCATTTCAAATTCCTCTATCCACAAGCAAGATAAAatcatagaaaatcattccaccTGAAATTTACAAAATCATATCATGGTGTCCATAAATCAAACAAGGAGCAAACCATTCACAAATATTGACTGCAGATTACATTTTACATAGAAAACATAAGGCCTCTgtaaataaaaattcaatcaaCTTACTGTAGCTTCgcatcattatatatatatatatatatatatataattcgaaACTTACCATACAATGCATCTCCCTTCTCCGCATGATCAAACTCTGAAAGAGGCATCACGATAGACTGCAACTTAACTTTTCCACCCCTTTTGTTCTGAAgatttaaaaaacaaaaaaagactAAGGATTCATCTCTGTTACGAAACCATTGAACCTTCAAGAGCCTAAATCGCAAAAGACAACAAACAATGTATAAAAACAAGAAACGTCAAAGGTTAAAGCACCTGGTATTCCATCAATTTCTCAGCATGCTCTCTTTCTTCAAGACTTGATTCCTTGAAAAACCTATCGAACAAAGCCCACAAGTAAATTTTTGACCCCAAAAACAAGAATAGCAAAGAAAATTTGGAGAGAAATTTACTTGGCAAGACCCTTTAGCGCAACATTGTCCCTGTCAAAGTAAGCGAACATGGCATGATACACGTAGGAGACATTGTATTCCACACTGCCATTACAAAAAAATGACAAAATCTTTAGAAAGAAATATAAACAGATATAAACAAATTgtgttcataaaaaattaaaaaaaaaaaaaaaacacagagATAAAATCTATATATTAGAGCTCTACTGAAGACACTAGGTAATCATTAATTTATCAAGAAATGCATACGGGGAAAACACAGATAGAAAGAAAACGATGAAATCCCAGTTCAAAAAAGAATTATACATGGAAAACAACCATAAAGCCAAAATTACGCCCATAAAGAGTGAAAAAAAACTCCAAGAAAATGGAATTCCAAGTGCACATGCCAATGGAAAATCACAAACAAAAGAAGTATGAGATACAAAATGTACAAGAAAATATCAGTTCAAGAAGCAGATAACAAAGACAAAATACAACCAAAACGAAAAAGGAATACAAAATTTTCATCCCCGTATCAACCGATCATTTTTTTTGGACACatacaaaagaaataaaatcgAGAAGACCCGAAATTCTAACACTCACTTGATCTGTTCATTAATGGCGGCTTCACACT includes:
- the LOC110635366 gene encoding ferritin-3, chloroplastic produces the protein MLLKASPAFSLLSTRGDNLGPLFSSVSSSSNSFSPSTLRGKVGTGFVVCASKGGNDKPLTGVVFEPFEEVKKELDLVPTVPQVSLARQKYSDECEAAINEQINVEYNVSYVYHAMFAYFDRDNVALKGLAKFFKESSLEEREHAEKLMEYQNKRGGKVKLQSIVMPLSEFDHAEKGDALYAMELALSLEKLTNEKLLNLHSVAEQNHDAQLTDFIESEFLAEQVEAIKKISEYVAQLRRVGKGHGVWHFDQMLLHEEEAVVA